In the Candidatus Electrothrix sp. GW3-4 genome, one interval contains:
- a CDS encoding succinylglutamate desuccinylase/aspartoacylase family protein has product MNRPDSRTAMFDWFGETIAPGEAGNVQLAVGESYSSMTVDIQIHIRRAKEEGPVVFVTGALHGDEINGCGAIRQLIQDDDLQIERGALVLIPVLNVLAFERHSRYLPDRRDLNRSFPGLADGSLASRMAFTIFHEIVMRSDYGIDLHTASVRRTNYPTVRGDLTDRHVRRLAEAFGAEIIVNSKGPKSSFRREACSAGCPTIIMEGGEVWKVEPGIVETAVRGVKNILRELHMLEGRIESPAYQIVLEKSKWIRAERGGFLDFHIKPGDIVEKGQPIATSSTILGEDQSTLYAPFNGVVIGMTSLPAISPGEPICNLGKLPRKYSPEKLARLRAREDGLEQQVLDDLGTNVLVTEPPENVAEP; this is encoded by the coding sequence ATGAATAGACCAGATTCACGAACAGCCATGTTTGATTGGTTTGGCGAAACAATCGCGCCAGGGGAAGCAGGTAATGTCCAGCTTGCTGTGGGCGAGAGTTATAGCAGCATGACCGTGGATATTCAAATTCATATACGTCGAGCAAAGGAAGAGGGACCAGTCGTGTTTGTGACCGGAGCCCTGCACGGTGACGAGATCAATGGTTGTGGCGCTATTCGTCAACTCATTCAGGATGATGATCTTCAGATTGAGCGAGGAGCTCTTGTCTTGATCCCGGTCCTCAATGTACTTGCCTTTGAACGCCATTCCCGCTACCTGCCTGATCGTCGGGATTTGAACCGTTCCTTTCCCGGCCTTGCTGACGGAAGTCTTGCCAGCCGTATGGCCTTTACAATCTTTCATGAGATTGTCATGCGGTCTGATTACGGCATTGATCTCCATACTGCATCGGTCCGGCGAACCAATTACCCCACAGTTCGAGGTGATTTGACAGACCGTCATGTTCGCCGACTGGCTGAGGCATTTGGAGCTGAAATCATAGTGAATAGTAAAGGACCAAAAAGTTCCTTTCGTCGGGAGGCATGTTCAGCTGGCTGTCCGACTATTATTATGGAAGGAGGCGAGGTGTGGAAGGTAGAACCAGGCATTGTCGAAACAGCTGTTCGCGGTGTGAAAAATATCCTGCGTGAACTGCATATGCTGGAGGGCAGGATCGAAAGCCCTGCTTATCAAATCGTGCTTGAAAAATCAAAATGGATTCGGGCAGAGCGGGGAGGGTTTCTTGATTTTCATATCAAACCTGGTGATATCGTAGAAAAGGGCCAGCCTATAGCAACCAGTTCAACGATCTTGGGTGAGGATCAAAGTACGCTTTATGCGCCATTTAATGGAGTAGTGATAGGAATGACGAGTTTGCCTGCTATCAGTCCTGGGGAACCTATTTGTAACCTTGGGAAGTTGCCGAGAAAATATAGTCCGGAGAAGTTAGCCAGATTGCGAGCCAGGGAAGATGGCCTTGAACAACAGGTTTTAGACGACCTGGGGACAAATGTACTTGTTACAGAACCGCCTGAAAATGTTGCGGAACCATGA
- a CDS encoding RimK family alpha-L-glutamate ligase: MKLALLSCNGQSYSTRRLREAAQQRGHDVKVLNTMKFAIDLDQGMPDLYFRQKRLSQYDAVLPRIGASITYYGTAVVRQFEQMDVFCANSSASIANSRDKLRSLQILSRHSIGIPKTTFVRDKKDVLPAIERVGGAPVVIKLIEGTQGIGVILADTLSTAAGIVELLQSQKQSVLIQKFVKESKGRDIRAFVVGDRVVGAMRRVAQGQEFRSNVHRGGITEPVVLDELYTETAVRAAQILGLRVAGVDLLEGKDGPQIMEVNSSPGLEGIEGCTQLDIAGSIIDYIAAQVNFPEIDLRQRLTVSRGYGVAEIHIPERSEYIGKTIHESRLREKDIVVLTLHRNAKVIPNPKSERELFAGDRLLCFGKLELMRDMTPKKVRRKQQPKVKNLPELPVADEVYKESGTIDSVFIHTETDMIDHE, from the coding sequence ATGAAACTCGCTCTTCTTTCATGCAACGGCCAGAGCTACAGCACCCGCCGACTTCGTGAAGCTGCACAGCAACGGGGACATGATGTTAAGGTCTTAAATACCATGAAATTTGCCATAGATCTGGATCAGGGCATGCCTGATCTGTATTTTCGGCAAAAACGTCTTTCTCAATATGATGCTGTTTTGCCAAGGATAGGGGCCTCAATCACCTATTATGGTACTGCTGTTGTCAGGCAATTCGAACAGATGGATGTGTTTTGTGCAAACTCATCCGCAAGTATTGCCAACTCAAGAGATAAGTTACGAAGTTTGCAGATACTCAGTCGACACTCTATCGGTATTCCGAAAACGACCTTTGTCCGTGATAAAAAGGATGTTCTTCCGGCTATTGAGCGAGTCGGCGGGGCCCCTGTTGTTATCAAATTAATCGAAGGCACGCAAGGTATCGGCGTCATTCTGGCAGATACGCTCAGTACGGCTGCGGGGATTGTCGAACTCTTGCAGAGTCAAAAACAGAGTGTGCTTATTCAAAAATTTGTTAAAGAAAGCAAGGGGAGGGATATCCGGGCCTTTGTTGTTGGTGATCGGGTCGTAGGGGCGATGCGACGGGTTGCCCAAGGCCAGGAATTTCGTAGTAATGTCCATCGAGGTGGCATTACTGAGCCTGTGGTTCTTGATGAATTGTACACTGAGACCGCTGTGCGGGCAGCACAAATATTAGGCCTACGGGTGGCGGGAGTGGACCTGCTTGAAGGAAAGGATGGTCCACAGATTATGGAGGTGAACTCCTCCCCTGGCTTAGAGGGTATTGAAGGGTGTACGCAACTTGATATTGCTGGCTCAATCATTGACTACATCGCAGCGCAGGTGAACTTCCCGGAGATTGATCTGCGTCAACGGTTGACAGTAAGTCGTGGCTATGGGGTTGCAGAGATTCATATTCCAGAACGTTCTGAGTATATAGGGAAAACTATTCACGAATCACGGTTACGCGAAAAAGACATTGTGGTCCTGACCCTCCATCGAAACGCAAAGGTTATACCGAATCCAAAATCTGAGCGGGAATTGTTTGCAGGGGACCGTCTGCTCTGCTTTGGCAAACTTGAGCTGATGCGTGATATGACGCCAAAGAAGGTCCGTCGTAAACAGCAACCAAAAGTAAAAAATTTACCTGAGCTTCCTGTTGCCGATGAGGTCTACAAAGAATCTGGGACGATCGACTCTGTGTTCATTCACACCGAGACAGATATGATCGACCATGAATAG
- a CDS encoding CHAT domain-containing protein — MSLDFITAAKIKEAESKWERISKRLALVEEQYNAETRAEERFRMESDIARMKQERQQVEQELAELQGGGSAPEQEPSPSTGKTTILFLAANPMDTARLRLDEEVRQISTDLKLAKERDLLHLTQEWAVTSDTLMQAILDTRPQIVHFSGHGEQEGICLEDGQGIAKLVSAAALANLFRLFKDSVQCVLLNACYSLAQAEAIKEHIPHVIGMSSAIPDTTAISFASGFYKAVGAGRDIPFAFELGKAAVLMQGDGGDELPVLL; from the coding sequence ATGTCCCTTGATTTTATAACCGCCGCCAAGATCAAAGAGGCAGAAAGCAAATGGGAGCGGATCAGCAAGAGACTGGCTCTTGTGGAGGAACAATATAATGCTGAAACCCGTGCTGAAGAGCGCTTTCGTATGGAGAGTGATATTGCCAGGATGAAGCAGGAGCGCCAGCAGGTAGAGCAGGAACTGGCTGAATTGCAGGGAGGAGGAAGCGCGCCAGAGCAAGAACCTTCTCCGAGCACCGGCAAAACAACCATCCTTTTCCTCGCTGCAAACCCGATGGACACGGCCCGCCTCCGCCTGGACGAAGAGGTGCGGCAAATATCTACGGACCTGAAGCTTGCAAAAGAACGCGACCTCCTCCACCTCACCCAGGAATGGGCAGTCACCTCGGACACCCTGATGCAGGCCATCCTGGACACCAGGCCGCAGATTGTTCATTTCTCCGGTCATGGAGAGCAAGAGGGCATCTGCCTGGAAGACGGGCAAGGTATTGCAAAACTTGTCAGCGCAGCAGCCCTGGCAAACCTGTTTCGCCTGTTCAAGGACAGTGTCCAGTGCGTGCTGCTCAATGCCTGCTACTCCCTGGCCCAGGCTGAGGCCATCAAAGAGCATATTCCCCACGTCATCGGTATGTCTTCTGCTATACCCGATACCACTGCAATCTCTTTTGCCAGTGGCTTCTATAAGGCTGTTGGTGCCGGTCGCGACATCCCCTTTGCCTTTGAGCTGGGCAAGGCAGCCGTGCTGATGCAGGGCGATGGAGGCGATGAGCTGCCTGTGCTGCTCTGA
- a CDS encoding Fic family protein gives MESYTPPFTLTSRILDLVEQVGEVLGRLQVNREQQVAPHLRRDNRIRTVQASLAIEGSTLSLEQVTAVLAGKRVLGTPKEVQEVRNSFLAYEQLGQWQPGELAHLCEAHNVLMTALLDEPGKLRRGSVGIKRQGEVIHVAPPAENLPALLNSLLSWLATTDLHPLVASSVFHYELEFIHPFMDANGRLGRLWQTLILGQWRSIFFFIPIETVVHDRQEEYYRALRQSDSEGESTCFVEFMLSAMLAACEELSTPEVTPEVTPEVQQLLGVLEGEMNRRAIQEELGLKAEKNFRLLYLRPALDAGLIEMTIPDKPRSSKQCYRLTQAGQAVREKRAVF, from the coding sequence ATGGAAAGCTATACACCGCCTTTTACACTGACTTCGCGCATTCTTGATTTGGTGGAGCAGGTAGGCGAGGTTTTGGGGCGCCTTCAGGTTAACCGAGAACAACAGGTTGCGCCCCATTTGCGGCGTGATAATCGCATCCGTACTGTTCAGGCATCACTTGCCATAGAGGGAAGCACCCTGAGCCTAGAGCAGGTAACAGCAGTGCTGGCCGGTAAACGAGTGCTGGGGACCCCGAAAGAAGTGCAGGAGGTGCGGAATAGTTTTCTTGCCTATGAGCAGCTGGGGCAATGGCAACCGGGAGAATTGGCGCATCTGTGCGAGGCCCATAACGTGCTCATGACGGCTCTCCTGGACGAGCCCGGCAAACTGCGTCGCGGAAGTGTAGGTATTAAGCGGCAGGGGGAGGTGATTCATGTGGCTCCTCCTGCTGAGAACCTGCCTGCTCTTCTGAACTCCCTGCTGAGTTGGTTGGCTACGACGGACCTCCATCCCTTAGTTGCCAGCTCAGTGTTTCATTACGAGCTTGAATTCATTCACCCCTTTATGGATGCTAATGGTCGGCTGGGGCGGCTTTGGCAAACCCTGATTTTGGGGCAATGGCGATCAATCTTCTTTTTCATTCCCATTGAAACGGTGGTTCATGATCGACAGGAGGAATATTATCGAGCCTTGCGCCAGAGCGATAGTGAAGGTGAGTCCACTTGTTTTGTTGAATTTATGCTTTCCGCTATGTTAGCGGCCTGCGAGGAACTATCTACACCCGAAGTTACACCCGAAGTGACACCCGAAGTGCAGCAGCTGCTTGGAGTGCTTGAGGGCGAGATGAATCGTCGGGCGATTCAGGAAGAGTTGGGTTTGAAAGCGGAAAAGAATTTTCGGTTGCTCTATCTCCGCCCGGCTCTGGATGCGGGCCTGATAGAGATGACCATCCCAGATAAACCGCGTAGTTCCAAGCAATGCTATCGTTTGACCCAGGCGGGACAGGCTGTGCGTGAGAAAAGAGCAGTTTTCTAA
- the nhaA gene encoding Na+/H+ antiporter NhaA: MKEKATAFISEFLKMEAAGGILLMFAAALAVISANIPGVNHLYEGILHLYPLVWIPGIQEIGLNLSLHHLVNDGLMAIFFFLVGLELKREILEGELSDSQNIMLPVVGAIGGMLIPALIYTALNTGDAMAMRGWAVPTATDIAFALGVLTLLGSGVPNSLKVFLTSLAIFDDLGAVLIIAFFYTSEIFTVPLAGVAGCVVVLAVLNRMQVSAKAPYLLVGAIMWFATLKSGVHATIAGVLLAMFIPLSSKKNPEISPLKSLEHSLHTVVAYFILPVFAFANSGLNLKGVGMDQVLHPVPLGIALGLVAGKQLGVFGLCFLALKLKIAQLPKEITRGHLYGASLLCGIGFTMSLFIGGLAFQGGEKVFDERIGIILGSLISGAAGYAVLKMVTKKGLAGKDLA; encoded by the coding sequence ATGAAGGAGAAGGCGACAGCATTTATCAGTGAGTTTTTGAAGATGGAGGCAGCCGGGGGGATTCTCCTTATGTTTGCTGCGGCCCTGGCTGTAATCTCTGCCAATATTCCCGGCGTGAATCATCTCTATGAGGGGATACTCCATCTTTATCCCCTGGTCTGGATACCTGGAATTCAGGAGATAGGGTTAAACCTCTCACTCCATCATCTTGTGAATGACGGATTGATGGCGATTTTTTTCTTCCTGGTTGGCCTGGAATTAAAACGAGAGATACTGGAAGGTGAGCTCTCTGACAGCCAGAACATCATGCTCCCTGTGGTTGGAGCCATAGGCGGGATGTTGATTCCTGCGCTTATCTATACTGCTTTGAATACCGGTGATGCTATGGCCATGCGGGGATGGGCTGTTCCCACAGCAACAGATATTGCCTTTGCCTTGGGCGTACTGACCCTCCTCGGCTCCGGGGTGCCTAATTCCTTAAAGGTCTTCTTGACCTCTCTGGCGATTTTTGACGATCTTGGCGCAGTGCTGATTATCGCCTTTTTTTACACCAGTGAGATCTTTACCGTACCTCTGGCTGGGGTGGCTGGCTGTGTGGTCGTGCTGGCTGTGCTGAACCGGATGCAGGTGTCTGCCAAGGCGCCTTATCTGCTGGTTGGTGCGATCATGTGGTTTGCTACCCTGAAATCCGGGGTCCATGCCACTATTGCTGGTGTGCTGCTGGCGATGTTCATTCCGCTTTCCTCGAAGAAGAACCCTGAGATCTCCCCCCTGAAAAGTCTTGAGCATAGTCTCCACACCGTTGTTGCATACTTTATCCTGCCGGTCTTTGCCTTTGCCAATTCCGGCCTTAATTTGAAAGGCGTGGGCATGGATCAGGTGCTCCATCCTGTGCCGCTGGGGATTGCTCTTGGATTGGTTGCTGGTAAGCAGCTTGGCGTCTTTGGCCTCTGTTTCCTCGCCCTCAAACTGAAGATTGCTCAATTGCCCAAGGAAATCACAAGGGGCCATCTCTACGGGGCCTCCCTGCTCTGTGGTATTGGTTTCACCATGAGCCTCTTTATCGGCGGGCTGGCTTTCCAGGGCGGTGAAAAGGTTTTTGATGAGCGGATCGGTATTATCCTGGGTTCTCTTATTTCCGGGGCTGCTGGTTATGCGGTGCTGAAGATGGTGACGAAGAAGGGCCTTGCTGGGAAGGATCTGGCGTAG